CGCTAAAATATGAAATAAAAATACCGCATTCCCCGCTGGAACGACGGCCGGATGAAAAAAGTCAGTCAGCGCAAACCGGATATTGATACTCAAATTTCCATCCGAAACCAAACTGCTTAATAGGTCTCCACAATCCAAGACTGCTACAAAACCGAACCTAAAACAACGATTTTCCTAACCTGAGGCCGCCTGAAAATTTTAAGCGCAAACCCAGTTTCGGGCTGCGTCCATATCTGCCCAAATCTGCTGTTTCAACTCATCGATACTGTCAAACTTTACTTCGTCGCGCAGCTTATGCAAAAAACGTACTTCTATTCTCTGACCGTATAAATCGCCTCCGAAATCAAAAATATGCACTTCCAATTTCTGCCGGCTGTTGGAAGAAACAGTGGGATTGTATCCGAAGCTGGCAACGCCGCGCCGCTTGCCGAACTGCCCTTCCACCTCGACCACAAATACGCCGCTCAATGCGTAATGATGATTGGGCAGCTGCACATTCGCCGTCGGACAACCGATGGTACGGCCTAGCTTTGCGCCGTGTTTTACCCTGCCGCCCAAGCTGTAATAATCGCCCAAAAGTTTTTTAGCATAATCCATCAGGCCGTCTGAAAGTGCTTTTCGGACAGCGGTGCTGCTGGTCCGGATATTTTCGGTAATCACCGAAGGTGTACGCTCGGTTACCATATCCTGCTGTTTTTGCAGCAAATCGAAATCGCCGACACGGCCTGCACCGAAACGAAAATCGTCGCCGATCAGCAGATATTTGGTATTGAGCGTATCGCGCAGCAGGCTGCTGATAAAAGTTTGCGCTTCCATATCGGCAAATGCCTGATTAAAGCGCAAAATCCACACCGCATCCACGCAGCCGGTTTCTTTCAAAAGCTTGAGTTTGCGGCGCAACGGGCTTAAACGGTAAGGCAGAGGGCGGCCGCTTTTGGCGGCGAAAAATTCCTGAGGTTGCGGCTCGAATATGACTACGACAACCGGCAGATTCCTGCTCTTTGCTTCTTCGCGCAAACGGCGCAGGATATGCCGGTGTCCGATATGGACGCCGTCGAAATTACCGATTGTCACAGCCGCACCTTGCGGAAAATCAGGACTACATCCCTGACCGAACCAGATTTTCATAACTTTTTGGCAGTTCAAACAAAAGACAATCCGGCATTGTAAACCTTATTAACCCTTTTATAAACCTTGCAAGGTTTGAAAAACATCTGCAAACCTGCGGTAAAACACCGTTATTTTCTGCTTGAAGATAAAAACTTTGAATAAAAAAATTTCAATTGGGGTATTTTCTTGTAAAATATCGGGTTCGCCGGCTTGCCCTGCAGGCTTCGGCACATCTTTTTATCATTTCCGTGCGTGCAGCCATTGCCCGTGTTTCCAATACCAGCAACCAAACCGCAAAATTTGGTTTTTCCGGACAGCAAGACAAACATATGGATTTTCGTTTCGACATAATTTATGAATATCGCGAGATGTTCTTATACGGTGCATTAACTACCCTCGGCCTGACCGTCGTTGCCACTTTGGGCGGCACCATACTCGGCCTGATCGGCGCACTGGCACGGATTATCCGCTTTGAAAAAGGCAATCCGCTACTGAAAGCGTTGGCTTGGCTTATCCGCACGCTTTCCTCGATTTACGTTACCCTGTTTCGCGGCACGCCGTTGTTCGTACAAATCTTTATTTGGTATTTCGTGTGGGCGGTAGCCTTAATCCACCCTGCCGACGGCCTGCTGGTGAGCGGTGAAGCCGCCGTTGAGCTGCGCCGCGATTACGGCGCGCTGATTGCCGGCTTGCTGGCATTGACTGCCAACGCCGGCGCCTACATTACCGAGATTTTCCGCGCCGGTATCCAATCCATCGACCGCGGCCAACTCGAAGCCGCCCGTTCTTTGGGTTTGTCGTATCCGCAAGCCATGCGCTACGTGATCATTCCGCAAGCCTTGCGCCGCATGCTGCCGCCGTTGGCCAACGAATTCATCACCCTGCTGAAAGACAGCTCGCTGTTGTCCGCCATTGCCGTAGCCGAGCTGGCTTATGTACAAAAAACCATTTCCGGCCGCTTCGGCGTTTACGAAGAACCTTTATACACCATCGCCTTGATCTATTTGGTGATGACCATGTGCTTAAGCTGGTTCTTCTCATGGATGGAAAAACGCTACAACACCGCCGGCCACCGCTAAAAGGCCGTCTGAAAAAACACCTGCCAAACAAACGGCAGGTGTTTTTTTATCCCAATCCTCAAAATTTCAGACGGCCTCCACCGTCATCCTGCTCAAACCTTTTTCAAAACCCCGGGCATAACGGCGCGGTATCTGGCCGCTGATCATACCGTTTTGCACCGTTGTTTCATATTCGCACACCAAACGCTCCTCCGGCAGCTCGTTATAAGAATAATCCTCGTTAACCAACGGCGACACTTTGCTGAACAAACGCCACTTCACACGGCTGCCGTCCGGCAAAGCATAGGCCGCCTGAAAACCCGAATTACCCTCATTGCAGCCGACATGGAAGCGGAAATCGTCGAAATCGTCCGGCGCAGGTAGAGGCAACGCATCCATAAAACCGAAAATACGGTCGTGCGCACACAAACTCTGACGCACATAAGGCCAAACCTGCTCGCGCAAAAACCATTGATCGGCAAAATGGCGGGAAGCCAACGGCTTGGCCACATACGCCTCAACCTTGCCGCGCATATCCGGCACCGCACCGGCTACCGCACCCCACAAACCCGCCAAAATCAATTCCGTATGCGTTCCCGCATCACGCAGCGTATGAAACAGCTTGCCGCTTGTCACCCACTCGTTGACCGCTTTTGCTTCACGCTGTGAAATCACCGAATCCGCATCACGGAAAATCACACGGCCGGCCTCTTTATCGTCCATCGCCAAAAAACGCCACATCGTACCCGGCCACTGCTCCGCCGCTTCGTCCACGCGCACCACTTCCGCGCCGTATTGGCGCAAACGCCGCAAAGCCTGCTCCGGCACACTGCCGTCCACATAAAAACGGCACACCCAGCCCGGATAAACCTCCCCGGCCAATTCCGCATTCATGACCGCCGGCTCGATATATTCCGAACTGCCGCCAAACAGCGAAAACGCAATAACATTCTTACCGCCGGCCGCAACCGTTTCCGGCAAAGCAGGCACGACACACGCCGCCGACACCGCCTCATCGCGCAGCGTCAAAGCCTGCAGGCCGTACACCGCACAACGCTCCCAATCCTTCTTACCGCCATAAGCATGCGCCAGCGCATCCAAAGAATTCATATGCCGCGCATCACGCTGCAACGCCTTTTTCGCATACACAATCCCCTCGTCCCACAAACTGCCCTTCACCGCCGCCGTTGCCGCATCGCTCAACGGCACCACCGACTTCGGAATCAGCTTATGCGCCTTGACCGCCTCCAACACCGCCTCGCGGTATTGCTGCCTATCCATATATTGTCGGAATGCAGCCGAAATCACATCCAGCTTTTTCTGTATTTTCTGCAACTGCGGCGAAAGCTTCGGTTTCATATTGTTATTTTCCCCATAATTTTTAATATCGAAAAACAAGGCCGTCTGAAAAATCCGCCGCTTCCGTGTTAGGAAACCCCGTTTTTTCAGACGGCCTCAATCATAACCTTGTCTATTGTATTTTTTCAAATGCAGCAGGTCACGCCGCGCCGTTCACAACATATTTACCACTACGGCTTGCGGACAACCTGCGCCGCATTAATCGGCAAAGAAGAATGCGACACTTTAATGTGCGGCAGTTTCTGCTTCAACAGATAGCGGAATGCTTCCACTTTTTGCTCTCCTCCTGCCCGCTCTTAATTGGTGCCTAGAATGACTTCATCTAATTTGTCGCAAATATCAGCGTATTCCACTTTAAAGTGTTCGATGGTTTGGCCAAACCTTTGGTCAGCCTGCCGGGCATCCGAAGCTTTGATGGCTTACTCCATATAACACTGCCCTAGCCAAGACTGAGCATTCACTTGGTTTTGAATGTCTTGTGTTTTATCCGGAATGCTTGCTAATGCCTCATTCAGCTTTTGAATAGCTTCATCATATTTTCCAGCTTTGAATAGTTCGTATCCTTCATTTATCAATTTAGCAGCATCCATCATTTATCCCTTGATTAAATCCATAAGTAACCATTGCGTATTTTAATAAATTTTGAAGTGAAATTGTTTCCAAATCCTTCACTATCCATTTCATACCAACAGCTTGCAGTTGAGGCCGTCTGAAAATCTTTTTTCAGACGGCCTCTAATGTTTCCCAACAACCTTCAAACTCCCAAATAACTTTCCCTGCTCGCCAGCCAGCGGTTGAGATGGGCTTCGACGATGTCGGGGTTCTCTTCAATCAGTTGGGGGGCGATTTCGCGGGCTTTTTCTAAAAGGTGCAGGTCTTCTTCGAGGTTGGCGAAGCGGAGCATGGGTACGCCGCTTTGGCGTGCGCCGAGAAATTCGCCGGGGCCGCGGATGTTGAGGTCTTGGCGGGCGATTTCGAAGCCGTCGGTGTGTTCGTAGATGACTTTGAGGCGGGCTTTGGCCAGCTCGCTCAGGGGTTCGGCGAAGAGTAAGACGCAGGTGCTGGCGGCGGCTCCGCGGCCTACGCGTCCGCGCAGTTGGTGCAGTTGTGCCAAGCCCATGCGTTCGGCGTGTTCGATAACCATGAGGCTGGCGTTGGGTACGTCTACGCCGACTTCGATAACGGTGGTGGCGACGAGTACGTTCAGACGGCCTGCGGCAAATTCGGCCATCACTTGGGCTTTTTCGGTGGCTTTCATGCGGCCGTGGACGAGGCCGATGCTGAGTTCGGGTAGGGCCGCTTGAAGGGCGGCTTGGGTTTCGGTGGCGGTTTGTAGTTGCAGGGTTTCGCTTTCTTCGATGAGGGGGCAGACCCAGTAAACCTGCCGCCCTTTGCGGCAGGTGTTGAGTACGAAGCCTTCGACTTCGGGGCGGCGCAGGCTGTTGACGAGGCGGGTTTGGATGGGGGTGCGGTTGGGCGGCAGTTCGTCGATGACGGAAACGTCGAGGTCGGCGAAAAAGCTCATGGCCAGCGTGCGGGGGATGGGGGTGGCGGACATCATGAGCTGGTGTACGTCTTGGCCTTTGTTTTTGAGGGCGAGGCGTTGGGCGACGCCGAAGCGGTGCTGTTCGTCGACGATGACGAGGCCGAGGTTGTGGAACTGTACGTCTTCTTGAAAGAGGGCGTGGGTGCCGACGGCGATGGGGGCGAGGCCGTCTGAAAGGGCGGCTTTGTTTTGTTCTTTGGCTTTTTTGCGCTGGCTGCCGGAAAGCCATGCAACGCTGAGGTCGAGCGGCTCGAACCATTGTTTGAATTTGAGGTAGTGCTGTTCGGCGAGGATTTCGGTGGGCGCCATCACGGCAACTTGGCTGCCGGCTTCGATGGCGGTGAGGGCGGCCAGGGCGGCAACGATGGTTTTGCCGCTGCCTACGTCGCCTTGCAGCAGGCGGTGCATGGGGTGGGTTTGGCGCATGTCGGCGCGGATTTCGGCCAGCACGCGCTGTTGGGCTTGGGTGAGGGAAAAGGGCAGGGCGTTGAGCAGTTTGCCCGACCATTCGCCGGTGCCGTGCAGGGGGGCGGCCTGCCCGCTGATGCGTTTTTGCCGTGCGAGCCGCATGGAAAGCTGTTGGGCGAGCAGTTCGTCGAATTTGAGCCGCTGCCATGCGGGGAGGGTGCCGTCTGAAAGTTGGCGGATGCTGTAATCGGGCGGCGGGGCGTGCAGGAGGCGCAGGCTTTCGGCCAAGTGCGGCAGTTTCAGACGGCCTAAGAGTTCGTCGGGCAGGGTGTCGTGCAGGGGCAGGGCTTCTAAGGCCGTCTGAACGATGCGGCGCAAGGTGGGCTGGTTGAGGCCGTTGACGGTGGGGTAAACGGGGGTGAGGCTTTCGGCGAGGCTGCTGTTGTCGGCATCGCGGATTTTGGGGTGGATCATTTCGTCGCCGTAAAAACCGTGTTTGATTTCGCCCACGGCGCGGATGCGTTTGCCTTGCGCCATTTGTTTTTGATGGCTGGGGTAGAAGTGGATGAAGCGCAGAAACAGCACGCTGCCGGAATCGTCTTGAATCTGCACGATGAGCTGCTTGCGCGGTTTGAACTGCACTTCTTGCAAAGTTACGACGCCTTCGACTTGGCACGGCACGCCGATAGGTGCGTCTTTTATCGGCATGATGTGGGTTTCGTCTTCGTAGCGCAGCGGCAGGTGCAGGGCAACGTCCCACGGGGTGTGCAGGTTGAGCTTTTCGAGCTTTTTGGCGGCGGTGTCGGTGATTTTGAGCAGCTTTTGGTGTTCAGGTGTCATGGCGGCTGGGGCGGGTTGGATGATCAATAATGGCGGCACGGTACCGCTCCGCCCTATTATAGGGAGAAAGGATGGAAAACTGAAATCGACGCTGCCCCGCCCTACTCTGTTTCTTTAACAAAAAAGAATAGCAAAAGGCCGTCTGAATTTTCAGACGGCCTTTTGAAGATGGAAAACAGGCAGTTCGGATTATTCCGGAATGCGCAGTTTTTGTCCCGGATAGATTTTGTTCGGGTCGCTCAACATGGGTTTGTTGGCTTCGAAAATTTTCATGTATTTGTTGGCATCGCCGTAGTATTTTTTGGCAATGGCAGACAGCGTGTCGCCGCTGACTACGTCGTGATATTGCGCCGCTGCGGCAGCCGGGAAGTCGAGCAGGTTGTCGACGTCGGATACCCCGGTTACGTTGCCTGCCGCCAAAACGGCTTTCTCGGCGGCTTCTTGCGAAGGCGCGGAACCTTTCAGGGTAACCTTGCCGCTTGCGCCGTCAAAACTCACTGCCAAGCCGGTTAAGCCCAGGTTTTGGGTTTCGATGTATTTTTGAATGGCGGCGGAAGCTTTTTGGTTTAAGTCTTCTACGTTGGCCGCAGCGGCTGCCGCTACTTCTTTTTCGTCTTTACCGAAAAGTTTCTCGCCTGCATTTTTAATAAAGCTGAATAAGCCCATGTGTTTGCTCCTGTGTGTATCAATAATCGGCCAACCTTTGTCGACCCCCGCTATCTTGTGGCTTCACACCGTATTTTTCAAGCGCGCGGGCTTAGGATTACTTTGTTTTACATAATCCGACAGAAGCCTTAGGATTGTTGCTACAATACGTTTTTTATTTTTTCAGACGGCCATGGGCAGCGAAATCAGCTACTTCACTCTGTTTCTTATCGGTTTTTTCGGCGGCGGACACTGTATCGGCATGTGCGGCGGCTTATCCGGCGCATTTGCCCTGCAGTTGCCGCCGCATATCAACCGCTTCGGTCTGATCCTGCTGCTGAATCTCGGCCGCATCAGCAGCTATATCCTTATCGGCACATTGTTGGGCGCGCTCGGGCAAATCGGTATTTCTTTAGACGAAACCCGCCAGCTGCAAAATATTCTGTTTATTGCCGCCAATGCTCTGCTGTTTTTATTGGGACTGTATTTGGCCGGAATTTCTGCCGCGGCTTCAAAAATCGAAAGCCTGGGCAAGCCGGTTTGGAAACGCCTGAATCCGATTTTAAATAAGCTGCTGCCGATCCAAAGCATTCCCGCCTGCTTCGGCGTCGGCCTGTTGTGGGGCTGGCTGCCCTGCGGTTTGGTGTATAGTGCCTCGCTTTACGCGCTCGGCGGCGGCAGCGCGGTTCAAGGCGGTATGCTGATGGCGGCGTTTGCTTTGGGAACACTGCCGAATCTGTTGGCCGCCGGTCTGTTTGCCACCCAATTGAAAAGCCTGCTGCAAAACAAAAACGTGCGCCGGATTGCCGGGCTTTCGGTTTCCGCTTGGGCAATTTGGCAGCTTGGGATTTTTCTGGGCTTTATCCGATTATGAATATCAACAGGCCGTCTGAAATTTCAGACGGCCTGTTTCACCAATCTACCGCAAATCCGATCTTAAGCAATAATTTTCCAAGCCATACGGACGGCAATCAACAGCAGCAGCAGACCGAAACCTTTTTTCAGCTTGTCTGCCGGCAGTTTGTGCGACAACTTTACGCCGGTGGGCGCGGCAATGATGGTGGCAAACGCCAGCACCAAAACGGCAGGCAGGTAAATAAAGCCCGATGCGCTTTCCGGCAAGCCTTCCGCATTCAAACCTGCCAACCAATAACCGATGGCGCCGGCAACGGCAATCGGCCACCCCAAAGCGGCCGACGTGCCGACCGCACGGTGTACCGGCACATTGCAGAATGTCAGATAAGGCACGGTTAACGAACCGCCGCCGATACCGATCCAGCTCGACAATACGCCAAACAGCCCGCCGATGCCGAACAAGCCTTTTTTGCCGGGCAGCTGGCGCGACGGTTTCGGCTTGACGCCCATCAGCGCGCGGACGGCCAAAATAAAAATAAACACGGTAAAGAAAATCTGCAGGCCGGTTTTCGGCAGATATTGGGCAACCACCGCACCGCCCGCCACACCGAGCAGCGTTCCCGGAATCATGCTTTTCAATATTTCCCAATCAACCGCCTGCTTTTTATGCTGGGAATACATGCTCGAAAACGACGTGAACACCATCACGGCAAAAGTTGTACCGATGGCTAAATGTTGGGCATAGGCGATGCCGTCCAAACCCTGCATCTGCAAAATCCACAACACCAGCGGCACCAGAATCGTGCCGCCGCCGACGCCGAAAATTCCGGCAATCAGGCCGGTCAGATAGCCGACCGCCAACATCATGATAATGGTTTCCCAAGCCCACATGGTTTCGCTCCTATTAATCTTGTTTATTTTGTTTTTGTTCGACATAAGGCCGTCTGAAAATTTCAGACGGCCTTATGATAAATACGGTTTTAGTGTTTGCGCGATTTAAACCATTTCATGGCAAACACCACATAGCCCGACAAGCTGTATCCCAAGAAAAACAGGAACAACACCAGCGAAGGCTCCCACGCCACCACCAGCAGGCCGAGCATGGCCAGAATCATCACGAAAAACGGCACTTTGCGGCGGACGTTGATTTCTTTGAAACTCCAAAACGGAATCTGCGCCACCATAGACAAACCGGCAAACAGGGTAATAATCAGCGCCCACCATTCTACCGCCGGAAACACTTCATAACTGTGGTCAACCCAAATCAGGCCGACAATCAAAGCCGCCGCCGTCGGGCTGGGGATACCGATAAACCAACGCTTGTCCACCTTGCCGATCAAGGTGTTGAACAAAGCCAAACGCAACGCCGCACAAGCGCAATAAATAAAGGCCACGGAATAGCCGACCTTACCAAACTGCCACAGCTGCCATTTATACACGATCAACGCCGGTGCGACACCGAAGCTCACCATGTCCGCCAAGCTGTCGAGCTGCTCGCCGAACGCGCTTTGGCTGTTCGTCCAACGCGCCACCCGGCCGTCCATACCGTCCAGCAACATCGAAATAAACACCGCAATCGCCGCCGTTTCATAATGGCTGTGCATGGCCTGGGTAATGGCAAAAAAGGCGGAAAACAAAGCGGCGATCGTAAAGGAATTCGGCAGCAGGTAAATACTGTTCTGGCGCAGAGAAAGCCGGTTTGTACGGTTTGGTGCAGGTGTTTCCATAATTTTCGATATCCGGCCGCGTTCAGACGGCCTCTGTCTAAAAAAGCCCATTATACCGCATAGGCAGGCAAAACCCTATTCCCCCGCCCTGCTTAATCGCAGATTGGAAATCGGTTATACTGTTTCGGTTAAATCCGTAAAAAATACCAATCTGACGATGAACCAGGAATCTTTCACCCAATGGCAGCAATGGGAGCTGCTAAGCGAAAAAGCCGTTAACTTCGGCATGAATCTGGCCGCCGCGCTGGCCATCTTTTTAATCGGAAAATGGCTGGCCGGAAAAATCGTCCGACTGCTGCGTTTGGCGATGAACCGCGCCAAAGTCGATATTACGCTGGTCAGCTTTTTATGCAATGTGGCTTATGTATTGCTGCTGGTTTTGGTAATCATGACCGCACTCAACCAAGTGGGTGTACCGACCACGTCCGCTGCCGCACTCATCGGCGGTGCCGGCTTGGCCGTAGGTTTATCGCTGAAAGACCAGCTGTCGAACTTTGCCGCCGGCGCGCTGATTATCTTCTTCCGCCCGTTTAAAGTCGGCGACTACATCAAATCTTCCGGTTTTGAAGGCTATGTGCGGGAAATCAAAATCGCCCAAACTTCGCTGCGCACTTATGCCAACGAAGAAGTGGTGATTCCGAACAGCCTGATTATGGGCGGTACGATTATCAATAAATCTTCACTGCCTTTATGGCGTGCGCAAGTAAAAGTCGGCGTGGATTATGCCTGCGATCTGAAAGTTGCCAAAGCCGCGATTCTCGCTGCGGCAACCGAACACCCGAAGTGCCTGCAAACGGAAAAGCAGGCCAGCGTACAGATCACCAACCTTGCCGACAGCGCTATCGAAATTACGCTGTGGGCGTGGACAACCGAAGCCGATTGGTGGGGCTTCCAATGTGATTTATACGAACAGGTCGTCGAAAACCTGCGTGCCGTCAATATCAATATTCCGTTCCCGCAACAAGACGTACACATCACCGGGTTTACACCCGATTCGTCCAAATAAAAACGGCAAGGCCGTCTGAAAAATCCGGATATTTTCAGACGGCCTCTTCCGTTTGCCGCTGATTCCCAAACCATTCAATCTGCGTTTTAATGTTTAATTAATAAGGAAAACGATATGAACAAAACCCTACTCCTGCTGCTTGCTGCCTTGTCCGCTCCCGCTTTTGCCCATAGCGACGCCCGTTTGAACGCTTTGGAAGCGCGTATCGACTATCTGGAAAAACGCATCGCCCTTTTAGAGCAAAACCAAAACCGCCACCAAAATATCATTATCGAACACCGCTCTCCGTCCAATCGGGTTTATATCTGCAAATTGTCGGTGTTCGGTAAAGATTACGAAGCCTCCGATAAAAACGAAGGTCTTGCCCGTTTGGCGGTCAAGAAAGCCTGCAGGAAAACCAACGACGGCATCTTCTGCCAAGAACACGATATCCGCTGTAAAAAATTCGATTAAACATCAGCCGTTTTGCGCTGACCGCAACTTTATTGCCCAAAAAGGCCGTCTGAAAATTCAGACGGCCTTTTTGCCATATTTGACCCGATAACCACAATCAACCGGGCGGCTCTTGCCCCTGTTTCGCAAACTGCTGTTATCGCCTACAATAACCGGCTTATCCCACTTCGAGACGGTTATGAGCGAACTTCAAAAAGGCGTTATTGCAGCCATTTTGTCCAACATCTTGTTCGGCGTGCTGTATCTTTACGGCCGCTGGATGTCGCCCATGAGCGGCACCGAAGTTTTCGCTTGGCGCATGGTCAGCATGTTGCTGCTTTGGCTGATTCTGCTGTTTAACCGCCGCACCGCCGAAGTGACCGCCTATATACGCAGTATCGGCACCGACTGGAAAAAGTGGCTGGCAATTCTGCTGCCGACGCCGATATTGGCCAGCCAACTGTGGCTGTTTATGTGGGGGCCGCTAAACGGCTACGGCGTCGATGTGGCCATGGGCTATTTTCTGTTTCCTTTGATGATGGTGTTGTGCGGCCGGATTTTTCTGGCCGAATATGTCAACCGCCTGCAATGGCTGGCCGTCGGCTTTGCCGCGCTCGGCGTTATGCACGAATTGTGGCAAACCCATGCTTTTTCATGGGCAACGCTTTGGATTTTCGCCACTTATCCGCTCTACTATATCCCTCGCCGTACCCTGCGCGTTCCCGTATTCACCGGCCTGCTGATTGATTTGACTTTTATCACGCCCGCATCGCTCGCTTATTTGTTGATGCAGCCTCACGGCATGGACGTATGGTCGGAGCCGTCGAAATATTGGCTGCTGATTCCGCTGCTGGGCTGCGTCAGCACGGCGGCCATGCAGCTGAACTTACAAGCCAGCCGTCTGCTGCCGGTTACACTGTTCGGCATGCTCAGTTATCTCGAACCGGTTTTACTGTTTGCTTTGGCCGTTATGGTGCTCAAAGCACCCGTATCGGCACAGTCGCTGATTACTTACGCTTTAATATGGACGGGCTTGGGACTCAGCCTACTGGACGGTTGGCTGAAAATGCGCAAACCGAAACATACTTTGATACCGTAATGCCAAGGCCGTCTGAAATTTCAGACGGCCTTTATACTGATCAAGCAAATCGGTTTGGAATCAAACCGTATGAATTAAGGCAAGCTGCTGATGACGCCGTTTGCTCCGGCAGCCTGCGCCAAACGGTACAACACTTCCTGCGGCATATCGCCGTGCCACAGGCGGGTAATATTGGCAATCACGGGCAAGTGGCTGACTTTGCGTGCACGCACCACCGCATCGACATCCAAGCGGTAGGTATGCTCGGGCTCGAAACTCAATGTGCCTGCTTCGCCCAAAATAATATGGTGGTTGCCGCGCAAAGCAATGTGTTCGGCCGCAATCAGCCACTCGTCTACACGGTGGTGTTTGTCTTTGCACAACACCACCGGCGTATTCAGCCGGCCTACTTCGTCCTGCAAAGCACGGTTGCTCATCAGCTCGCCGCCCAAATACAGAATATCGGCCTCCGCCGCCAATGCCGGCTCAATCTGGCGCACATCGCGTATCCGCACCATAATCGGCTTGCCTGTCGCATGTACGTTGCGGACAAGGGTCTGCATTTCCCGTATCTGCACCGATTCGCTGCTTGCTGCCTGACCATGGCAATCGGCATAAGGCCGCGAAGGCAGGTAAAACGGATCGGTCAGCACCGCATCGGCACGATCCAAACGCACCGTATCGGTTGCAATGTCCAACATTTTGCCTCCGCCGAACACCACACCGCGCACGGCAATCATGCTGTCTTCCGGCTGGGTTTCACGGCTGATGATCCGCCAGTCGCTCAATACCCGTATTGCCCGCTCTACTTGCGGCAGGTTTTCGATCTCATGCGGGTGAAACACCCTTTCATCGCCAACCGCGCCGATAATCGTCCGTTCTTCTCCGCGGGAAACGTGTTCCTGCAAACCGCGGCTGCGGATTACCTTAATCACATTTTCAACTGCCGACTCATCGGCATGCTTCTGCATCACGATAATCATGAACCACTCCTTTATCCTGAATCAACGCATACTATAGCAAATCCGACAAATTGACCATGACACCGCCTGACCGCCTGCCGGATTCAAACGCAATCCGGGCATATCCGCCGCAAAATAATCCGCCCTATTTCCAATCAAATCAAGCGGCCGTGTACTCCGGGTTTTCAGACGGCCTTCGTGTGATATACTCAACGCTCGTTTTCCATTACAGCGTCCGACATGACCCGCCTTTTCCAATCCGGTAAATTCTGGCTTAAGTTCATCAGTTTTTGCGGCATGGCCGTATTAATCGGTATCCTGAGCCTGCATCTGCTTCTACAACAGATTTTCAGCACGGAACGTCTCAGCGGACTGGCCGGAGAAATTGTCGGCAACACCAACCGGACCCTCAGCTTCAACCACAGCAACATCCAACGCAGCTGGCTGCCCCGCCCTACCGTT
Above is a genomic segment from Neisseria weaveri containing:
- a CDS encoding tetratricopeptide repeat protein, whose translation is MKPKLSPQLQKIQKKLDVISAAFRQYMDRQQYREAVLEAVKAHKLIPKSVVPLSDAATAAVKGSLWDEGIVYAKKALQRDARHMNSLDALAHAYGGKKDWERCAVYGLQALTLRDEAVSAACVVPALPETVAAGGKNVIAFSLFGGSSEYIEPAVMNAELAGEVYPGWVCRFYVDGSVPEQALRRLRQYGAEVVRVDEAAEQWPGTMWRFLAMDDKEAGRVIFRDADSVISQREAKAVNEWVTSGKLFHTLRDAGTHTELILAGLWGAVAGAVPDMRGKVEAYVAKPLASRHFADQWFLREQVWPYVRQSLCAHDRIFGFMDALPLPAPDDFDDFRFHVGCNEGNSGFQAAYALPDGSRVKWRLFSKVSPLVNEDYSYNELPEERLVCEYETTVQNGMISGQIPRRYARGFEKGLSRMTVEAV
- the recG gene encoding ATP-dependent DNA helicase RecG, whose translation is MTPEHQKLLKITDTAAKKLEKLNLHTPWDVALHLPLRYEDETHIMPIKDAPIGVPCQVEGVVTLQEVQFKPRKQLIVQIQDDSGSVLFLRFIHFYPSHQKQMAQGKRIRAVGEIKHGFYGDEMIHPKIRDADNSSLAESLTPVYPTVNGLNQPTLRRIVQTALEALPLHDTLPDELLGRLKLPHLAESLRLLHAPPPDYSIRQLSDGTLPAWQRLKFDELLAQQLSMRLARQKRISGQAAPLHGTGEWSGKLLNALPFSLTQAQQRVLAEIRADMRQTHPMHRLLQGDVGSGKTIVAALAALTAIEAGSQVAVMAPTEILAEQHYLKFKQWFEPLDLSVAWLSGSQRKKAKEQNKAALSDGLAPIAVGTHALFQEDVQFHNLGLVIVDEQHRFGVAQRLALKNKGQDVHQLMMSATPIPRTLAMSFFADLDVSVIDELPPNRTPIQTRLVNSLRRPEVEGFVLNTCRKGRQVYWVCPLIEESETLQLQTATETQAALQAALPELSIGLVHGRMKATEKAQVMAEFAAGRLNVLVATTVIEVGVDVPNASLMVIEHAERMGLAQLHQLRGRVGRGAAASTCVLLFAEPLSELAKARLKVIYEHTDGFEIARQDLNIRGPGEFLGARQSGVPMLRFANLEEDLHLLEKAREIAPQLIEENPDIVEAHLNRWLASRESYLGV
- a CDS encoding tetratricopeptide repeat protein produces the protein MMDAAKLINEGYELFKAGKYDEAIQKLNEALASIPDKTQDIQNQVNAQSWLGQCYME
- a CDS encoding sulfite exporter TauE/SafE family protein, with the protein product MGSEISYFTLFLIGFFGGGHCIGMCGGLSGAFALQLPPHINRFGLILLLNLGRISSYILIGTLLGALGQIGISLDETRQLQNILFIAANALLFLLGLYLAGISAAASKIESLGKPVWKRLNPILNKLLPIQSIPACFGVGLLWGWLPCGLVYSASLYALGGGSAVQGGMLMAAFALGTLPNLLAAGLFATQLKSLLQNKNVRRIAGLSVSAWAIWQLGIFLGFIRL
- a CDS encoding amino acid ABC transporter permease — translated: MDFRFDIIYEYREMFLYGALTTLGLTVVATLGGTILGLIGALARIIRFEKGNPLLKALAWLIRTLSSIYVTLFRGTPLFVQIFIWYFVWAVALIHPADGLLVSGEAAVELRRDYGALIAGLLALTANAGAYITEIFRAGIQSIDRGQLEAARSLGLSYPQAMRYVIIPQALRRMLPPLANEFITLLKDSSLLSAIAVAELAYVQKTISGRFGVYEEPLYTIALIYLVMTMCLSWFFSWMEKRYNTAGHR
- the lysM gene encoding peptidoglycan-binding protein LysM, whose product is MGLFSFIKNAGEKLFGKDEKEVAAAAAANVEDLNQKASAAIQKYIETQNLGLTGLAVSFDGASGKVTLKGSAPSQEAAEKAVLAAGNVTGVSDVDNLLDFPAAAAAQYHDVVSGDTLSAIAKKYYGDANKYMKIFEANKPMLSDPNKIYPGQKLRIPE
- the ribF gene encoding bifunctional riboflavin kinase/FAD synthetase: MKIWFGQGCSPDFPQGAAVTIGNFDGVHIGHRHILRRLREEAKSRNLPVVVVIFEPQPQEFFAAKSGRPLPYRLSPLRRKLKLLKETGCVDAVWILRFNQAFADMEAQTFISSLLRDTLNTKYLLIGDDFRFGAGRVGDFDLLQKQQDMVTERTPSVITENIRTSSTAVRKALSDGLMDYAKKLLGDYYSLGGRVKHGAKLGRTIGCPTANVQLPNHHYALSGVFVVEVEGQFGKRRGVASFGYNPTVSSNSRQKLEVHIFDFGGDLYGQRIEVRFLHKLRDEVKFDSIDELKQQIWADMDAARNWVCA